A portion of the Hoylesella buccalis ATCC 35310 genome contains these proteins:
- a CDS encoding inorganic phosphate transporter, which translates to MLTIYLCIVIFLLSLAVFDLFVGVSNDAVNFLQSAVGAKVAKFRTILIIASFGVVLGAVMSSGMMDVARHGIMNPAQFSFHEVMIIFLAVMVTDVIVLDIFNRLGMPTSTTVSMVFELLGATFMLAIIKMIADSSLGFSDLLNTEQALKVIIAIFVSVAIAFAFGVVVQYLTRIIFTFNYKKNMRYAIAIFGGIAFTALAYFIFMKGLGKSPYISEATRQYINDHVGMLLVYTFIGSAILMQFMHLMGVNIFKFVVLMGTFALAMAFAGNDLVNFIGVPLAGLDSYQTYLAQGNGTAPTSFLMTSLVESAKTPPFYLMLAGVIMIIAMATSKKAHRVIKTSVDLARQDEGDEMFGSSGAARSIVRFTQNTNSYVMKIIPNRIIDWINSRFDHRAASLDDGAAYDVVRAAVNLVLASMLITFGTNYKLPLSTTYVTFMVAMGTSLADRAWSRESAVFRVTGVLSVIGGWFITAGVAFLCAAVVALLMFYGGILAQAVFIALVIYCLFRGSKDKSDSGSGKDDTYRLMMRTQDPVILWDLLSKHVSRTQSYMTRFANVQYNAILDGFINDKPNVLRHSLSALRNEKTSLTKYRRQELMALRKAPADLAIERNTWFHVGMNASQQYIYGLRRMLEPIKEHVDNNFTPITQRLIDEYQPIRLKITDFLTQTENLIATGRFDNYRELLDKADQFETELSEYRKKHIDRIQMAQDNETFQLSLVYLNLLQESQLLLSSMRQQLRAAKKFKE; encoded by the coding sequence ATGTTAACAATTTATTTGTGCATCGTCATTTTCCTGCTTTCTTTGGCAGTTTTTGACTTATTTGTAGGTGTCTCTAACGATGCTGTCAACTTCTTACAATCGGCAGTGGGAGCCAAGGTGGCCAAGTTTCGCACCATCCTCATCATTGCTTCCTTTGGTGTAGTATTAGGCGCAGTCATGTCATCGGGCATGATGGATGTGGCTCGGCATGGCATCATGAATCCAGCCCAGTTTAGTTTCCATGAGGTCATGATTATTTTCTTGGCAGTTATGGTTACAGACGTCATTGTCTTGGATATCTTCAATCGCTTGGGAATGCCTACCTCTACCACGGTTTCCATGGTCTTCGAGCTGTTGGGTGCCACCTTCATGTTGGCCATTATCAAGATGATAGCCGACTCTTCCCTCGGATTCAGTGATTTGTTGAACACAGAACAGGCCTTAAAAGTGATTATTGCCATCTTTGTGAGTGTCGCCATCGCTTTTGCGTTTGGCGTTGTCGTGCAGTATCTTACGCGTATCATTTTTACTTTCAATTACAAGAAAAACATGCGTTATGCCATTGCCATTTTTGGTGGCATCGCATTCACCGCTTTGGCTTACTTCATCTTTATGAAGGGTTTAGGGAAGTCTCCTTATATATCCGAAGCTACACGGCAATACATCAATGACCACGTAGGCATGTTGCTTGTTTATACCTTTATCGGCTCGGCCATCCTCATGCAGTTCATGCATCTCATGGGGGTGAACATCTTCAAGTTCGTTGTGTTGATGGGAACGTTTGCCTTGGCAATGGCATTTGCTGGCAACGACTTGGTTAACTTTATCGGCGTTCCGCTTGCCGGACTTGATTCGTATCAAACTTATTTGGCGCAGGGTAACGGCACTGCTCCCACTTCTTTCTTGATGACCAGTTTGGTTGAGAGTGCCAAAACACCTCCATTTTATTTAATGTTGGCAGGCGTCATCATGATCATAGCCATGGCCACATCAAAGAAAGCTCATCGCGTGATTAAAACTTCGGTTGATTTGGCACGACAAGACGAGGGCGACGAGATGTTTGGATCGAGTGGTGCCGCACGCAGTATCGTTCGCTTCACACAAAATACCAACTCGTATGTCATGAAAATCATTCCTAATCGAATCATCGATTGGATAAACAGCCGATTTGATCACCGGGCCGCATCTTTAGATGATGGTGCTGCTTACGATGTGGTTCGGGCAGCGGTTAACTTGGTTTTGGCTTCCATGCTGATTACCTTTGGTACCAACTACAAGTTGCCATTGTCTACCACCTATGTTACCTTCATGGTTGCCATGGGTACCAGCTTGGCCGATCGGGCATGGAGTCGCGAGAGTGCTGTGTTCCGTGTAACGGGTGTATTGTCTGTCATCGGCGGTTGGTTTATCACGGCTGGCGTTGCATTTCTTTGCGCCGCTGTGGTAGCCTTGCTCATGTTCTATGGAGGTATCTTAGCACAAGCGGTCTTCATCGCCTTAGTAATCTATTGTTTATTTAGAGGGTCGAAGGATAAGTCGGACAGCGGCTCGGGCAAAGATGATACTTACCGTTTGATGATGCGCACGCAAGATCCGGTTATTCTCTGGGATTTACTGAGCAAACATGTCAGTCGTACGCAAAGTTACATGACACGTTTTGCCAATGTGCAATACAATGCCATCTTGGACGGATTTATCAATGATAAACCAAATGTGTTGAGGCACAGTCTGAGTGCGCTGCGCAATGAGAAAACATCACTTACGAAATATCGGCGACAGGAACTGATGGCTTTGCGTAAGGCACCTGCCGACCTCGCCATTGAACGCAATACGTGGTTCCATGTGGGCATGAACGCGTCGCAGCAATACATCTATGGATTGCGTCGTATGCTTGAGCCTATCAAAGAACATGTTGACAACAATTTTACTCCTATCACGCAGCGTCTCATTGACGAATATCAACCTATCCGTCTGAAAATCACCGACTTTTTAACCCAAACAGAAAATCTTATTGCCACAGGTCGGTTTGACAACTATCGGGAGTTGTTGGATAAGGCCGACCAGTTTGAAACAGAGTTGAGTGAATATCGTAAGAAGCATATCGATCGTATACAGATGGCACAGGACAACGAGACCTTCCAATTGTCGCTTGTCTATCTCAACCTGCTCCAAGAGAGCCAACTGCTGCTCAGCAGCATGCGTCAGCAGCTCAGGGCTGCTAAGAAGTTTAAGGAGTAA
- a CDS encoding alkaline phosphatase family protein: protein MKKFFTLCTLLVCSSLLVMAQPKKPKLVVGIIVDQMRWDYLPYYESRFGEDGFNRLMNGGFSFDNLNINYTPTVTCAGHTHVYSGSVPAISGIAGNNFYINGQRVYCADDNTVNSVGSQSKAGKMSPRNLKVTTMTDALRLANDFRSRTISISIKDRSAIMPGGHTANAAYWMDVSAGSFITSTYYMNELPAWLKAFNKKNYDIIKRDVRTDPEGNSILVRLAMEVLDNEKLGQGDETDFLAMSFSSTDYVGHKYGVRSKQTDAIYLNLDKELGKLLNKLDEKVGKGNYLLFLTADHGASHNTDYLRAHKIQAGTWDARATMKALNEHLTSKFGVAKPLVKDYIEYRIYLDHETIGQSNLDIQKVKDEIAAFLKQDTKIEFVVDYENLENLSMPARLKNMMRNGYNAQRSGDMEVVLSPAHYEHAGTAPHQGTTHGVWNPYDSHIPFVLYGWGIPHGRSAYEATINDIAPTICNLLKIQVPNGSIGKPLPFKE from the coding sequence ATGAAAAAGTTTTTTACACTTTGCACGCTCTTGGTATGCTCATCACTCCTCGTGATGGCTCAACCCAAGAAACCAAAACTAGTAGTAGGCATCATTGTAGACCAAATGCGTTGGGATTATCTGCCCTATTATGAAAGCCGGTTTGGGGAAGATGGCTTCAACCGCCTGATGAATGGAGGCTTTAGTTTCGACAACCTCAACATTAATTACACCCCTACCGTTACCTGCGCAGGCCACACGCACGTTTATTCAGGCTCGGTGCCAGCCATCTCTGGCATTGCCGGTAACAACTTTTACATCAACGGCCAGCGTGTTTATTGCGCCGACGACAATACCGTTAACAGCGTAGGAAGTCAGTCGAAGGCTGGCAAGATGTCGCCCCGCAACCTCAAAGTGACGACCATGACCGACGCTTTACGACTGGCCAACGATTTCAGATCGCGCACCATTTCAATCTCCATCAAAGACCGTAGCGCCATCATGCCTGGCGGACATACGGCCAATGCAGCCTATTGGATGGATGTATCGGCCGGTTCTTTCATCACCAGCACTTACTACATGAACGAGCTTCCCGCATGGTTGAAAGCCTTCAATAAGAAGAATTACGACATCATCAAACGCGACGTGCGCACCGATCCGGAAGGAAATTCCATCTTGGTGCGTCTGGCCATGGAGGTTCTGGACAACGAAAAACTGGGGCAAGGCGATGAAACCGACTTCCTGGCCATGAGCTTTTCGTCGACCGACTATGTGGGTCACAAATACGGTGTGAGAAGTAAACAAACCGATGCGATATACCTCAACCTGGACAAGGAGTTGGGCAAACTACTCAACAAGTTGGACGAAAAGGTGGGAAAAGGCAACTACCTGCTGTTCCTCACAGCCGATCACGGAGCTTCGCATAACACAGATTACCTCCGCGCACACAAAATTCAGGCCGGAACATGGGATGCTCGCGCAACCATGAAGGCTCTCAACGAACACCTCACTTCCAAATTTGGAGTGGCCAAACCATTAGTTAAAGACTACATTGAATACCGTATCTATCTTGATCATGAAACGATTGGCCAATCGAACCTCGATATCCAAAAGGTAAAAGACGAGATTGCGGCATTCTTGAAACAAGACACGAAGATTGAATTCGTGGTTGATTACGAGAATTTAGAGAATCTATCCATGCCCGCCAGACTGAAAAACATGATGCGCAATGGATATAACGCCCAGAGAAGCGGCGACATGGAGGTGGTACTTTCGCCCGCTCATTACGAGCATGCAGGCACGGCTCCTCACCAAGGAACCACGCACGGAGTATGGAATCCCTACGATTCGCACATCCCATTTGTACTTTACGGCTGGGGAATTCCACATGGCAGAAGCGCGTACGAAGCGACCATCAACGACATTGCACCCACCATCTGCAACCTTTTGAAGATACAAGTGCCGAACGGCAGCATTGGCAAACCGCTTCCATTTAAGGAATGA
- a CDS encoding outer membrane beta-barrel protein: MKKQYFILILTMVAFCSLPIKAASDDDAPKRWGLQLGMGKTSVGDNSPENQPFYVSNDNEGNLFSLNGDYFLNQRLALTGGLYFEQAGLITSFSSGIGLKKINTMGLTAGAKYYFFPKKWIIQPHVGASLQTNFLNLSRSQGKGNYAVTEAYPGTTLYMEHDVQCPALSIIPQLGVDIHLFSTVSLCLDWDYRFGLGGHQRANMRFINGPFTGQPSLFEAEKFKTAFTIGVKMDFPTRKISQRAYNNVLWLLRGWIESKAQNR; encoded by the coding sequence ATGAAGAAACAATATTTCATCTTGATTTTAACAATGGTCGCTTTCTGTTCGTTACCGATCAAAGCGGCAAGTGATGACGACGCCCCGAAACGCTGGGGATTACAACTGGGAATGGGCAAGACTTCCGTAGGAGACAATTCGCCAGAAAACCAACCCTTCTATGTTTCCAATGACAACGAAGGGAACCTATTTTCACTCAACGGTGATTATTTTCTCAATCAAAGACTGGCCTTGACTGGTGGTTTGTATTTTGAACAAGCCGGACTTATTACAAGCTTTTCCAGTGGAATCGGACTGAAGAAGATTAATACAATGGGCCTCACAGCCGGTGCCAAATATTACTTTTTTCCCAAGAAATGGATCATCCAGCCGCACGTTGGCGCCTCCCTTCAAACCAATTTCCTCAACCTTAGTCGTTCACAGGGCAAAGGCAATTATGCGGTCACCGAAGCATACCCCGGAACAACCCTTTATATGGAACACGATGTACAATGCCCAGCTTTGAGTATTATACCACAGTTGGGCGTTGACATTCACCTTTTCAGCACCGTTTCGCTCTGCCTCGACTGGGACTACCGCTTTGGTTTAGGGGGACATCAACGCGCAAATATGCGATTTATCAACGGTCCTTTTACGGGACAGCCGAGCCTTTTCGAGGCAGAAAAGTTCAAGACCGCCTTCACCATCGGTGTCAAAATGGATTTCCCCACGCGCAAAATCAGCCAACGCGCATACAACAATGTCCTGTGGCTGCTCAGGGGGTGGATTGAAAGCAAAGCGCAAAACAGATGA
- a CDS encoding transposase family protein: protein MKTEQLLRCIFPEILADYFDVIDIQESISQIDFWLDERNFMEEVDRKSGTVSSYGFTAERVVHDFPLRGKPVYLHVRRRKWRDSSTGEIFSYSYDDLTTEGSKLSPEFVSFLKE from the coding sequence ATGAAGACCGAGCAATTGTTGCGTTGTATCTTTCCAGAGATACTCGCAGATTATTTTGATGTGATAGATATCCAAGAGAGTATTTCCCAGATAGACTTCTGGTTGGATGAGCGTAACTTTATGGAAGAGGTTGACCGCAAGTCCGGCACGGTAAGCAGTTACGGCTTTACCGCCGAACGGGTTGTCCATGACTTTCCCCTTCGTGGCAAGCCCGTTTACCTTCATGTCCGCCGTCGAAAATGGCGTGACAGTTCCACGGGTGAGATATTCAGTTATTCTTACGATGACTTGACAACTGAGGGCAGCAAACTTTCCCCTGAGTTCGTTTCTTTTTTAAAAGAATAG
- a CDS encoding sulfite exporter TauE/SafE family protein → MNTSLILLSIVGLMAGMLSSSIGFGGGMLLLPIVTSVYGIEVAVPVCTIAQLLSNASRAIIGWKSIEWKKTLWFLLPSIPLTALGAYGFSIAPKNIMTIIVGFALILFAIQKLRGKLHFPQHPATMVMGGCVTGFINGMLSISGPLSSAAFLTLDLSPVSYIASEATTATVMHVVKIVVYGKLNLVNEQIIIAGLGIAVAMIVGNYLAMRFIKNVDKKKYQKVVASCMILLSLFLIISAMC, encoded by the coding sequence ATGAACACATCCTTAATTCTTCTCAGTATCGTAGGCCTCATGGCTGGCATGCTTTCCAGCTCCATCGGGTTTGGTGGCGGCATGCTGCTGCTACCCATCGTCACCTCCGTATACGGCATAGAGGTGGCCGTTCCCGTATGTACCATCGCACAACTGCTAAGCAATGCCTCGCGCGCCATCATCGGATGGAAAAGCATTGAATGGAAAAAAACGCTATGGTTTTTGCTGCCATCCATTCCCCTCACGGCCCTGGGTGCTTACGGTTTCTCCATTGCGCCCAAAAACATCATGACCATTATCGTAGGCTTTGCCTTGATACTGTTTGCCATTCAGAAACTCCGTGGCAAGCTGCACTTTCCACAACATCCGGCAACCATGGTCATGGGTGGTTGCGTCACGGGATTCATCAACGGCATGTTGAGCATTTCAGGGCCGCTGAGCAGTGCGGCGTTCCTCACATTAGATTTAAGTCCGGTGTCGTACATCGCCAGTGAAGCCACAACAGCAACGGTGATGCACGTTGTTAAAATCGTGGTTTATGGCAAGCTGAATCTGGTTAACGAGCAAATCATCATCGCTGGTCTTGGCATTGCCGTGGCGATGATTGTCGGCAACTACCTGGCCATGCGATTCATCAAGAACGTTGACAAAAAGAAATATCAAAAAGTGGTAGCCAGCTGTATGATACTTTTATCGTTGTTCCTCATCATCTCGGCGATGTGTTAA
- a CDS encoding lipid-A-disaccharide synthase N-terminal domain-containing protein: MYQWYYSYRRHASLLPLGFWIISLIGSCTIVIYGIIRRNPVSILGQSFGFVAYVRNIVLLSRQRKSGDQ; this comes from the coding sequence ATCTATCAGTGGTACTATTCCTACCGACGCCATGCCTCCCTCCTCCCGCTCGGCTTTTGGATTATCAGTCTGATAGGTAGTTGCACCATCGTTATATACGGTATCATTCGCCGCAATCCAGTCTCGATTCTGGGACAATCATTCGGATTTGTGGCCTATGTACGCAACATTGTCCTTCTATCCAGACAGCGTAAAAGCGGTGATCAATAA
- a CDS encoding ArnT family glycosyltransferase — protein sequence MLDAKAPYIDKKIWVVIILAFLPILILRDFTPANEGRYLIIADEAIRSGNFISFTLHGEPYADKPLFYLWLVMLCRWISGGHYMILLSLLSFIPACGIAAIMLSWTNNLFSEQNRKTATLMLMTTAYFAATALVVRMDMLMVLFIVLAFRFNLSISGTIPTDAMPPSSRSAFGLSV from the coding sequence ATGTTAGACGCAAAAGCTCCATACATTGATAAGAAGATATGGGTCGTCATCATACTGGCCTTTCTTCCGATTCTCATCTTGCGCGACTTCACTCCTGCGAATGAAGGTAGGTACCTCATCATTGCCGATGAAGCAATCAGGTCGGGTAACTTCATTTCCTTCACTCTCCATGGAGAGCCTTATGCAGATAAACCACTTTTTTATCTTTGGTTAGTAATGCTTTGTCGATGGATATCGGGTGGACACTACATGATTTTGTTGAGCCTGCTTTCGTTTATTCCTGCTTGTGGCATTGCCGCCATCATGCTTTCATGGACAAACAATCTGTTCTCAGAGCAAAATAGAAAGACGGCCACCTTGATGCTAATGACCACTGCTTACTTTGCTGCAACGGCATTGGTTGTACGCATGGACATGCTGATGGTGCTGTTCATAGTGCTGGCTTTTCGTTTCAATTTATCTATCAGTGGTACTATTCCTACCGACGCCATGCCTCCCTCCTCCCGCTCGGCTTTTGGATTATCAGTCTGA
- a CDS encoding IS30 family transposase, with the protein MYHQLTSEQRSQIFALLQKKIKRKEIALIVGTSEATISRELKNNSTPSGKYIWTKAHDMAMQRRNRTVKNSKLSDELVWRIKEYIINDQWSPRQISGYLRKNEGIKVSHQSIYNIIHNDTTGELARHTRHKMKYRHRPKGRHLPIKDRVSIHERSKEVDGKRFGDFEMDLIVDPAQHAILTLVEKSTNMLLMQKLPFGKQSKPLAKVVRKLLLPYKDCLKTITTDNGPEFAAHKDITKFLGVPVYFADPYCSWQKGAIENTNKLIRQYIPKKDSFEHYTDKRIMSIQKKLNERPREKLNFSTPKREFFKHVL; encoded by the coding sequence ATGTATCATCAATTAACCTCGGAGCAAAGGTCGCAAATTTTCGCCTTACTCCAAAAGAAAATAAAGAGAAAAGAAATTGCCCTCATTGTGGGTACGAGTGAAGCTACGATCAGTCGTGAGCTAAAGAACAACAGCACGCCATCAGGAAAGTATATCTGGACAAAGGCGCACGACATGGCTATGCAGCGCAGAAATAGAACGGTAAAGAACTCCAAACTCTCCGACGAATTGGTCTGGAGAATCAAGGAATATATCATCAATGACCAGTGGTCTCCAAGACAAATATCTGGTTATCTGCGCAAGAACGAGGGGATAAAGGTGTCCCACCAGTCCATCTATAACATCATCCACAATGACACGACAGGGGAACTTGCCAGGCACACAAGGCATAAGATGAAATACAGGCATCGTCCCAAGGGCAGACATCTTCCAATCAAGGACAGGGTGAGCATCCATGAAAGAAGCAAGGAAGTTGACGGGAAGAGATTCGGGGATTTTGAGATGGACTTGATCGTAGACCCTGCCCAGCACGCCATACTCACGCTGGTGGAGAAGTCCACCAATATGCTGCTCATGCAGAAACTGCCATTCGGGAAGCAGTCAAAGCCCCTGGCAAAGGTGGTCAGGAAACTGCTGCTGCCATACAAGGATTGTCTGAAGACCATTACAACAGACAACGGGCCTGAATTTGCGGCACATAAGGACATTACCAAGTTCTTAGGCGTGCCCGTGTACTTCGCTGATCCATATTGCTCATGGCAGAAGGGAGCTATTGAGAATACAAATAAGCTGATCAGACAATATATACCGAAAAAGGATTCGTTTGAACATTACACAGACAAGAGAATTATGTCGATACAAAAGAAATTGAACGAAAGACCGAGAGAAAAATTAAACTTTTCTACACCAAAACGAGAATTCTTCAAACACGTTTTGTAA
- a CDS encoding threonine/serine ThrE exporter family protein, whose amino-acid sequence MTGTKNNQLQVADQTKSICLFLADYASWLYGCGATCTRIKKNVDRMAKVWKLNIEMTILPGSIHLAHFDPETGQSSVYFKKTPSTGISFYKNTQLSKLSWAVSDGHIQFEEAQTEFARIISAPFTNKCVVLFLASLANMSFCRLFGGDLLAMVIVFVATLLGFRLKQVLLEEHVDVKLVFMVCAFFSAVIGTAGYVFGLGDKPDVALGTSVLYLIPGIPYINSLSDLIQGQYLVSFSRFMNSMILTFCLSVGLAGGILLMNLKMF is encoded by the coding sequence ATGACTGGGACGAAGAATAATCAATTGCAAGTGGCTGACCAAACCAAGTCAATATGCCTGTTTCTGGCCGACTATGCCTCATGGCTTTATGGCTGTGGAGCGACCTGCACACGGATAAAGAAGAACGTTGACCGCATGGCCAAGGTGTGGAAGCTAAACATAGAAATGACTATTTTGCCCGGTAGTATCCATCTGGCACACTTTGATCCGGAAACGGGACAATCAAGCGTGTACTTCAAGAAAACGCCGAGCACAGGTATCAGCTTTTACAAAAACACCCAACTGAGCAAACTCAGTTGGGCCGTTTCTGACGGTCATATTCAGTTTGAGGAGGCTCAGACAGAGTTTGCCCGCATCATTTCTGCGCCGTTTACCAACAAGTGTGTGGTGTTGTTCCTTGCTTCACTTGCAAATATGTCATTCTGCCGCTTGTTCGGTGGCGATTTGTTGGCCATGGTCATCGTCTTCGTGGCTACGCTGTTGGGCTTCCGATTGAAGCAGGTGTTGTTGGAAGAACATGTGGATGTCAAACTGGTTTTCATGGTTTGTGCTTTCTTTTCTGCCGTTATCGGTACGGCGGGATATGTCTTCGGACTGGGTGACAAGCCCGATGTGGCATTGGGTACCAGTGTTTTGTACCTCATACCAGGCATCCCGTATATCAACAGTCTTAGCGATCTTATACAAGGTCAGTATCTTGTGTCTTTCAGCAGATTCATGAATTCCATGATCCTTACGTTCTGCCTCTCTGTTGGATTGGCTGGTGGCATACTGCTGATGAATCTCAAAATGTTTTAA
- a CDS encoding threonine/serine exporter family protein, giving the protein MAFFLCVLEDAFFGALAGIGFASISNPPHNAYPYCALISAVGHGVRYFLMNNAYHPESLIVASFVASLVIGFMAVALARMAKCPPETFSFPSLLPMIPGMYAYRTVEALVMCLFTQDEDLFNHYLYLCTSNGFTCAFDILGMVLGATLPIFFLNKISYRATRNVD; this is encoded by the coding sequence ATGGCATTCTTTTTATGCGTTTTAGAAGACGCATTTTTTGGTGCTCTGGCAGGCATAGGATTTGCCAGTATCAGCAACCCACCGCACAATGCGTATCCTTATTGCGCCCTCATCTCAGCCGTAGGCCATGGCGTGAGATATTTCTTGATGAACAACGCCTATCACCCAGAGAGCCTTATCGTAGCCAGTTTCGTGGCCTCTTTGGTCATTGGCTTCATGGCAGTGGCACTGGCCAGAATGGCTAAGTGTCCACCTGAGACTTTCTCTTTCCCATCTCTCTTGCCGATGATTCCTGGTATGTATGCCTATCGAACTGTCGAGGCTTTGGTTATGTGTTTGTTTACACAGGATGAAGATTTATTCAATCATTATTTGTATCTTTGTACATCAAACGGATTCACTTGCGCTTTTGACATTTTAGGAATGGTGTTGGGTGCCACATTGCCCATCTTCTTCCTCAACAAGATATCCTATCGCGCTACACGTAACGTAGATTGA
- a CDS encoding LysR substrate-binding domain-containing protein — protein MELRQIRYFLKVAELLNFSEASKALFITQSTLSQQIRQLENEFDTILFERNSHEVSLTEAGKQFMRYARKVMIDVDDCTQKMDDLKNMLTGELNIGVTFTFSPLLTETVLEFMKLYPHVRLNVFYKTMSELMDMLQRREVDFVLAFKPTDRNDKIESHVLFNNHLSVVVSEQHSLAKRKSLTLDDLAPYDAAMPARGLQARNSFDDMIHSENSKLKIRVELNDVSILLKLIKQSKLITILADATIHDEDGLVAIPLEMTGNDMEGCIHLLKQAYVKNSAREFYRLLSQSRAILKYSSLAKLL, from the coding sequence ATGGAACTGAGACAAATAAGATACTTTCTCAAGGTGGCCGAATTGTTGAATTTCTCTGAGGCATCAAAGGCGCTGTTCATCACACAGAGCACCCTCTCTCAACAGATACGCCAGCTTGAGAACGAATTCGACACCATCTTGTTTGAGCGAAACAGTCACGAGGTTTCGCTCACCGAAGCCGGTAAACAATTCATGCGATATGCCCGAAAAGTGATGATTGATGTCGATGATTGCACGCAGAAGATGGACGACCTGAAGAACATGCTGACGGGCGAATTGAACATCGGCGTTACGTTCACGTTCAGTCCTTTGCTTACCGAGACCGTTCTCGAATTCATGAAACTGTACCCACATGTGCGCCTCAATGTTTTTTATAAAACCATGAGTGAGCTGATGGACATGCTGCAACGGCGGGAAGTTGACTTTGTGCTGGCTTTCAAACCTACCGACAGAAACGATAAGATAGAGAGCCACGTGCTCTTCAACAACCATCTGTCCGTAGTGGTCAGTGAGCAACATTCATTGGCAAAGCGGAAGTCGTTGACCTTAGACGATTTGGCTCCGTACGATGCTGCCATGCCGGCACGCGGTTTACAGGCTCGCAACTCGTTCGATGATATGATTCATAGTGAAAACAGCAAGCTCAAAATACGCGTTGAACTCAACGACGTGAGCATCTTGCTGAAGCTGATTAAACAGAGCAAGCTCATCACGATATTAGCCGACGCCACCATTCATGATGAAGATGGCCTGGTTGCCATCCCGCTCGAAATGACAGGCAACGATATGGAGGGATGCATTCATCTGCTCAAACAAGCCTATGTCAAAAATTCTGCACGCGAGTTTTATCGGCTGCTCAGTCAGTCAAGAGCCATTCTCAAATATTCCTCTTTGGCCAAATTGCTCTAA
- a CDS encoding Lrp/AsnC family transcriptional regulator, whose product MGHHNLDALDKKILTMIAEDARTPFLEIARACNVSGAAIHQRVQKLINLGVIKGSGFIFDPEKIGYETCAFVGLHLKDPSDFDRVADELKKIPEVVECHCPTGDYDLFIKLYATNNHHLMSIIYDKLQPLGLSGSETMISFRTVIDRQLPVAQMKIEERSEMVDEEADPEP is encoded by the coding sequence ATGGGACACCATAATCTTGACGCATTAGATAAGAAGATTCTCACGATGATTGCTGAGGATGCCCGTACTCCATTTCTGGAGATTGCCCGCGCATGCAACGTTAGCGGAGCAGCCATCCATCAGCGCGTGCAAAAATTGATAAATTTGGGGGTGATTAAGGGTTCGGGATTCATATTCGATCCAGAGAAGATTGGCTACGAAACCTGCGCTTTCGTTGGTCTGCACTTGAAAGATCCCAGTGATTTTGACCGAGTGGCCGACGAATTGAAGAAGATTCCGGAGGTGGTAGAATGCCATTGCCCAACGGGTGATTATGATTTGTTCATCAAGCTATATGCCACAAACAATCATCACCTGATGAGCATTATCTATGATAAATTGCAACCCCTGGGACTGTCGGGAAGCGAAACCATGATTTCGTTCCGCACCGTAATCGATCGCCAATTGCCCGTTGCTCAGATGAAGATAGAAGAACGCAGCGAGATGGTTGATGAAGAGGCAGATCCAGAGCCGTAG